In Acidobacteriota bacterium, a genomic segment contains:
- a CDS encoding phosphoribosyltransferase: protein MLVPKVQLIPSPEQVTDLLRETGALREGHFEFPTGQHSTHYFQMPLAMRYHGNARVLNVALSRLFRREPEVLAALPGCAIVAPAAGGIPVAFGVREALNADQIFWAEKDDGRYYFRQYLDCEGIRCILVDDIVRSGKVISCMVELIRDAGAEVVAIGSLVHFKDAHVDTGDIPYYSLLEVGTHFYDPEVCPLCKTGAPLHSVWA from the coding sequence ATGCTAGTTCCAAAGGTTCAACTGATACCGTCGCCCGAGCAGGTCACCGATCTGCTGCGAGAGACCGGGGCGTTGCGAGAAGGCCACTTCGAGTTCCCCACTGGCCAGCACTCCACTCACTACTTCCAGATGCCGCTGGCCATGCGCTACCACGGTAACGCGCGGGTCTTGAACGTTGCATTATCGCGGCTGTTTCGCCGGGAGCCGGAAGTACTGGCGGCGCTTCCAGGCTGCGCGATCGTAGCTCCCGCGGCCGGAGGCATACCGGTAGCTTTTGGCGTCCGTGAAGCGTTAAATGCTGATCAAATCTTCTGGGCCGAGAAGGACGACGGGCGTTATTATTTTCGCCAGTATCTGGATTGTGAGGGAATAAGGTGCATTCTCGTCGACGATATCGTACGGTCGGGCAAAGTCATCAGTTGTATGGTCGAACTGATACGAGACGCGGGAGCGGAAGTGGTCGCGATCGGTTCGCTAGTGCACTTCAAGGACGCGCACGTCGATACAGGAGATATACCTTATTATTCGCTTCTTGAGGTTGGCACTCATTTCTATGACCCGGAAGTGTGCCCGTTGTGCAAGACCGGCGCACCGCTCCACTCGGTTTGGGCGTAG
- a CDS encoding clostripain-related cysteine peptidase, with product MANKKKEWLVMIYLSADNDLSEEAVWSLLEVLRAGPSDEVGVVVQIDPRFEGIRRFDLAKLFVGEGKKLRSNVAAHRDQVRSKLLSRGRRVRARDNMATVKALTEFIIESKRPPNEANRHLLILSGHGGGPTGSSFLVDQFPAQGVSMRGVRKAIRKARGVDVVGMDSCGMGMAEIGNQLSDCAEFLVASEGFELNTGWPYFPIIEALKKNPEMDARTLAATVVQIHTDYYSNYLMAGVSTDMAACDLKKAPDLTSSIQELARELTGNLLLRQRFSHKADSPRDKRVFVEDLRLAKRSVADAIILAHWRAQSYRFERHTDLYDFCDLLDDGCRDEGVSEACKKVKSIIKGKKTDDGTYDGYVIKSCHSGVMFQHSHGVAVYFPWAAVDKDYSELRLSRKAGWDLFLKAYVRRTRRRPRDDSGVVELVAQADDSASAMRDFPELGTKDFPELGTKDFPELSTKDFPELGTRDFPELGTKDFPELGTKDFPELGTKGKVLIPEMKNPPDIFFKDPC from the coding sequence ATGGCCAATAAGAAAAAAGAATGGTTAGTGATGATCTACTTGTCCGCCGATAACGACCTGTCAGAAGAAGCGGTCTGGTCTCTACTGGAAGTCCTTCGGGCCGGCCCAAGTGACGAAGTCGGAGTGGTTGTACAGATCGACCCCAGATTCGAGGGTATACGACGGTTCGACTTGGCCAAGCTTTTCGTGGGGGAAGGAAAGAAATTGCGGTCTAACGTTGCGGCCCATCGTGATCAGGTCCGCAGTAAACTGCTCTCACGCGGGCGGCGAGTCCGTGCTCGAGACAATATGGCGACCGTCAAGGCGCTCACGGAGTTCATAATCGAAAGCAAGAGGCCGCCCAATGAGGCGAACCGCCACTTGTTGATATTGTCCGGTCACGGCGGCGGCCCAACCGGCAGCTCTTTTCTGGTAGATCAGTTTCCAGCGCAGGGGGTCAGCATGAGGGGTGTTAGAAAGGCAATCAGGAAGGCGCGCGGAGTGGATGTTGTAGGAATGGACTCTTGCGGGATGGGGATGGCAGAGATCGGAAATCAGTTGAGCGACTGCGCGGAATTTCTCGTCGCTTCTGAAGGCTTCGAGTTGAATACCGGTTGGCCTTATTTTCCGATCATTGAGGCACTGAAAAAGAACCCGGAGATGGATGCTCGAACCCTGGCGGCCACAGTCGTCCAGATCCACACAGACTATTATTCAAACTATCTGATGGCGGGAGTTTCGACGGACATGGCTGCTTGCGATCTCAAGAAAGCGCCGGACCTCACCTCTAGCATTCAAGAGTTGGCGCGGGAATTAACCGGAAATCTCCTGCTGCGACAAAGGTTCTCACACAAAGCCGACTCACCCCGTGATAAAAGAGTCTTCGTTGAGGATTTGCGGCTCGCCAAGCGTTCCGTCGCCGATGCGATCATCCTCGCCCACTGGAGGGCGCAGTCCTATCGGTTTGAGCGCCACACCGACCTCTACGACTTTTGCGACCTTCTCGATGACGGATGTCGGGACGAAGGCGTTAGCGAGGCATGTAAAAAGGTCAAGTCTATTATCAAAGGAAAGAAAACCGATGACGGTACATACGACGGGTACGTCATTAAGTCCTGCCACAGCGGTGTCATGTTTCAGCACTCGCATGGAGTTGCTGTGTATTTCCCGTGGGCGGCAGTCGACAAGGATTATAGTGAGCTTAGACTATCGCGGAAGGCCGGCTGGGATCTTTTCCTGAAGGCTTATGTGAGAAGAACGCGGCGGCGTCCTCGAGATGACTCTGGCGTAGTTGAACTAGTCGCGCAAGCGGATGATAGTGCAAGTGCCATGCGCGATTTTCCGGAACTCGGCACCAAGGATTTCCCGGAACTCGGCACCAAGGATTTCCCGGAACTAAGCACCAAGGATTTCCCGGAACTAGGCACCAGGGATTTTCCGGAGTTAGGTACAAAGGACTTTCCGGAGTTGGGTACGAAGGATTTCCCGGAACTGGGCACCAAAGGGAAAGTGCTCATTCCTGAAATGAAGAATCCACCGGATATCTTCTTTAAAGACCCATGCTGA
- a CDS encoding CHAT domain-containing protein: MKAARRSVFHSLTHRTPRKQAATARHEIRINGARRSTEREGRRIAAERLSAEGARLRAEGTAKSARIAISKYEQSLPFWRAAIDKRGETRALMYIGEIYHTLGEPKKALEYYNRVLLLSQEADDRQLECEVLNDIGYVQIHLGETQKTLEYCTRALKLSQNIGDATSEARALNNIGGAYYAIGSRQKALAYYQQALPIWRSQNNPAGQAQTLLNFANVYSDLSNTGQALEYYAQALSFWRAVKDKRGEASTLTAMGHLHSRVGKKQEALDLYEQARHLIQLVGDRVEEARILNGLAYVYKELGELESALGYYNQALSLFQATNYKRGQAGSLIVIGGLYYSKGDYQKALNSFQQALLRVRELKDRHYEAYALRSIAALYDSLGNKRQALDYYKQALLLHDSLGDRRGEAYALNGVGKVYDAWGDTKTALAYYNESLVLNRETADRFGEVSTLFNIARLERDIGDLTDARAHIDAATSKVELLRAGVASQELRASFLATVRQNFELSIDLLMLSHKQNPSQGFDAKALSTSEQARARSLMEMLVEARADIRPGVDAALLERERSLQQLLSTKAERYSLLLAGKHTEEQANAAAKEIDSTTIDFQQIQAQIRFTSPRYAALTQPQPLSLKGIQEQVLDPDTLLLEYALGDQRSYLWAVTSDSLTSFELPKRADIEAAARRVYDLLTAQNQIVNSETEMQKGRRVARADADYWKAIAALSQMVIGPVASQLGTKRLLIVADGALQYIPFGALPAPTPMGMAVSARALAKQDMDEAPTPSSRPLIVEHEIVSLPSASTLAVMRRELANRKPAPKAVAVLADPVFSRFDPRVNSSQGGASRQGGVSTARGFERAIKEVRVSRKRSGVARLPFSRTEAAAIKAAAPAGQSMEAVDFDASRATATSEELSQYRIIHFATHGLLNSQHPQLSGMVFSLVDRHGKSQNGFLRLHEVYNLNLPAELVVLSACQTGLGKDVKGEGLVGLTRGFMYAGAARVVASLWQVDDSATAELMKRFYAKMLGDGLRPAAALRDAQVEMWKQKRWQTPYYWAGFMLQGEWR; this comes from the coding sequence ATGAAGGCGGCCCGTCGAAGCGTATTCCACAGCCTTACGCACCGGACGCCGCGGAAACAAGCGGCAACCGCACGGCATGAGATAAGAATCAATGGGGCGAGGCGGTCCACGGAAAGAGAGGGGCGCCGAATCGCAGCGGAGAGGCTTTCCGCGGAGGGAGCCCGACTCCGTGCCGAGGGAACGGCGAAGTCCGCTCGAATAGCCATCAGCAAGTATGAGCAGTCTCTGCCATTTTGGCGGGCGGCCATCGACAAACGCGGGGAGACCCGCGCCTTGATGTACATCGGCGAGATATATCATACGCTCGGCGAGCCGAAGAAAGCGCTCGAGTACTACAACCGCGTCTTACTGCTCAGCCAGGAGGCGGATGATCGCCAGTTAGAATGCGAAGTGCTTAACGATATTGGGTATGTTCAAATCCATCTCGGTGAGACTCAGAAAACCCTCGAGTATTGCACAAGAGCCCTCAAGCTGAGTCAGAACATCGGTGATGCAACGAGCGAAGCGCGGGCGCTCAACAACATTGGAGGGGCTTACTACGCGATCGGCAGCCGACAGAAAGCGCTCGCCTATTACCAGCAGGCATTACCCATTTGGCGTTCTCAGAACAATCCCGCGGGCCAGGCGCAGACGCTATTGAATTTCGCTAATGTTTACTCTGACCTTAGCAATACAGGGCAAGCGTTGGAGTACTACGCGCAGGCGCTTTCATTTTGGCGCGCTGTGAAGGACAAGAGAGGCGAAGCCAGCACGCTTACGGCGATGGGACACCTTCATTCCAGGGTAGGTAAGAAGCAAGAGGCGCTCGATCTTTACGAGCAGGCGAGACATCTTATCCAGTTGGTGGGAGATCGAGTTGAAGAAGCGAGGATACTGAACGGCCTCGCTTATGTTTACAAGGAACTGGGTGAATTGGAAAGCGCTCTCGGGTATTACAATCAAGCATTAAGTCTCTTTCAAGCTACAAACTACAAACGTGGACAAGCCGGATCACTGATTGTAATTGGCGGCCTCTACTACTCAAAGGGAGACTATCAGAAAGCTCTCAACAGTTTTCAGCAGGCGTTGTTGAGGGTTCGGGAATTGAAGGACAGACACTACGAAGCTTACGCGCTCAGGAGTATCGCCGCGCTCTATGATTCCCTCGGAAACAAGAGGCAAGCCCTCGACTACTACAAGCAAGCCCTTCTGTTGCACGACAGCTTGGGCGATCGGCGGGGCGAAGCATATGCGCTCAACGGCGTTGGTAAAGTGTATGACGCTTGGGGTGATACGAAGACGGCTCTTGCATACTACAACGAGTCACTCGTACTCAACAGAGAAACCGCTGACCGTTTTGGAGAGGTATCGACGCTCTTCAACATTGCCCGCCTCGAGCGCGACATTGGCGACCTCACCGACGCCCGCGCTCACATCGACGCCGCCACAAGCAAGGTCGAATTGCTGCGGGCGGGTGTCGCCAGCCAGGAATTGCGTGCGTCTTTCCTTGCCACCGTGCGCCAGAATTTTGAGCTAAGCATTGATCTGCTAATGCTCTCGCACAAGCAGAACCCCTCACAGGGATTCGACGCGAAGGCTTTGAGCACGAGCGAGCAAGCTCGCGCTCGGAGCTTGATGGAAATGCTCGTGGAAGCGCGCGCGGATATTCGACCCGGGGTCGATGCAGCCCTCTTGGAGCGCGAGCGATCGTTGCAACAGTTGCTCAGCACAAAAGCGGAACGCTACAGCCTCTTGCTAGCTGGCAAGCACACTGAAGAACAAGCGAACGCTGCGGCGAAAGAGATTGACTCAACTACAATCGACTTCCAGCAAATACAAGCGCAAATCCGCTTCACCAGCCCGCGGTATGCAGCGCTCACTCAGCCGCAGCCGCTCTCGCTCAAAGGGATTCAGGAACAGGTCCTCGATCCGGACACGCTCCTTTTGGAATACGCGCTGGGTGATCAACGCAGTTATCTCTGGGCAGTCACTTCAGATTCGCTCACCAGCTTCGAGCTTCCAAAGCGGGCAGACATAGAAGCCGCGGCTCGTCGCGTCTATGATTTGCTGACAGCGCAGAATCAGATCGTGAACAGCGAAACAGAGATGCAGAAGGGGAGGCGAGTGGCGCGTGCGGATGCCGACTACTGGAAAGCAATTGCGGCTTTGAGTCAGATGGTGATTGGCCCTGTAGCCTCGCAACTCGGAACGAAGAGACTGCTGATCGTAGCCGACGGCGCCTTGCAATACATCCCGTTCGGCGCCTTACCTGCGCCGACTCCGATGGGGATGGCAGTTTCGGCGCGGGCGTTAGCAAAGCAGGATATGGACGAAGCCCCGACCCCCAGTTCGCGACCCCTGATCGTGGAACACGAGATCGTGAGCCTGCCGTCGGCGTCGACGCTTGCGGTGATGCGGCGCGAATTGGCTAACCGAAAGCCGGCTCCAAAGGCGGTCGCCGTCCTCGCGGATCCTGTCTTCAGCCGCTTTGATCCGAGGGTCAACTCATCGCAGGGCGGCGCTTCTCGTCAGGGTGGTGTCTCCACGGCGAGGGGCTTCGAGCGCGCGATCAAAGAAGTGCGCGTCTCGCGAAAAAGAAGCGGCGTCGCCCGGCTTCCGTTTTCCCGAACTGAAGCGGCGGCCATCAAGGCGGCTGCTCCAGCGGGTCAATCCATGGAAGCCGTCGACTTCGACGCCAGCCGCGCTACGGCGACGAGCGAAGAGCTTAGTCAATACCGCATTATTCACTTTGCCACCCATGGCCTCCTCAACAGCCAACATCCCCAGCTGTCGGGAATGGTCTTCTCGCTCGTTGATCGTCACGGCAAGTCTCAGAATGGCTTCCTTCGCCTCCACGAAGTGTATAATCTCAACCTTCCTGCGGAGCTGGTAGTCTTGAGCGCGTGTCAGACGGGATTGGGCAAAGATGTGAAAGGCGAAGGCCTGGTTGGTCTCACACGCGGATTTATGTATGCTGGCGCGGCGCGAGTGGTTGCGAGCCTATGGCAGGTGGACGACTCGGCAACAGCGGAGTTGATGAAGCGGTTTTACGCGAAGATGCTTGGGGACGGCTTGCGTCCGGCGGCGGCTTTGAGAGATGCTCAGGTTGAAATGTGGAAGCAGAAGCGATGGCAGACACCCTACTACTGGGCGGGCTTCATGCTTCAAGGCGAGTGGAGATAG